CGTGGCCCACCGCCCATCCGTCGGGCGGCAGCGCCCCGGCGAACGACCCGGCGGACATCGCGTCAGGCCCGGACGGCGGTGACGAGCCACGCCCGGGCATCGAACCAGACGCCGTCCTCGCGGTAGTGGTCGACGATCGCCGCGCGCAGCCGGTCGAGCGCGAGTTTCCGCTGGTCGCGGTCCAGACCGGCGAGCCGGTCGCTGGCTTCGAGCAGGCTCAGCGTCCCGTCCAGCGCGGCGTCTGGATCCTTGCCGTACCAGACGGGCTCGTGCACATCGGCCAGTTTGACTCCGGAAAAGCCGCTCCGGGCAAGGAAATCGCGGACGACCGCCGGGTCGGACAGCGAGAACGCGGCGCCCGCGGCGGGTACCGAGTCCGGAGTGATCGCCTCGTGGATCACCCTCGCCCACTCCTGGTGGCTCCGGTCCTGCCAGACGAGCTGCACCAGCCTCGCACCGGGACGCAGTGCGCGGGCGATGCCGGCGAACGCCTCGGCGGGATCGGCGAAGAACATGGTGCCGAATCGGCTCAGGCCGAGCGTGAACGTTCCCGTCGGGAAAGGAAAATTCTGTGCATCGGCCTCGACGAAGCGAACGTTGGGCACGTCGCGGGAGGCAACCCGGGCACGGGCGATCATCTCGGCGGATATGTCGACACCCAGCGCGCTGCCGCGGACCGCGCGGCGAGCGGCCGCGCGGGTGGTCTGGCCGGCGCCGCAACCGATGTCGAGGATGTGGTCGGTCGGCCGCACGTCGGCGGCTTCGCGCAAGCGTGCGTCGTAATGGCGTAATTCGCCGTCGTAGTCGAAACTCCCCATGGGAGGCGAGAGTACCCAGGATGGACAGGAGTCTCGCGGGAATGAGCGACCAGGACTGGCTGCGGCGGACGTGGAACAACGAAGCGCCGCGGTACGACCGTGACATCGCGTGGGTCGAGCGACTGCTGCTCGCGGACGGCCGGGAGTGGGTGTGCGGACAGGCGGAGGGCGAGGTGCTGGAGGTCGCCGTCGGGACCGGGCGCAACCTGCCCTGCTACCCGCCGGACGTGCGGCTGACCGGGATCGACCTGAGCCCGGCGATGCTGGACCTGGCCCGGCAGCGGGCGGCGGCGATGGGCCGCGAGATGACGCTGACCGAGGCAGACGCGGAGAAGCTGCCGTTCCCGGACCAGGCGTTCGACACCGTCGTGTGCACGCTGGGGCTGTGCGGGGTGCCGGACGAGCGGGCCGCCATCGCGGAGATGCACCGGGTGCTGCGGCCGGACGGGAGGCTGTTGCTGCTGGACCACGTCGGCAGCCACCGGTCGCCGATCCGGTTCGGGCAGCGGCTGCTGGAGAAGGTGTCCGTCTCGCTGCTCGGGGACTACCTGACGCGCCGCCCGTTGCCGCTGCTCGCCGATGCCGGGTTCGTGGTGGAACGGTCGGAGCGCAGCAAAGCCGGTGTGGTGGAACGGCTGGTCGCGCGGAAGTCCGCGGTGGACTCATGACCGGCGGTGAGCGAGGCCCGGCTGCGCGCCACCGCGCCTGCCCGGAGGCGCTCATGGACAAGCGGTGAGGCCATCTCGTGGCCGGCGTGGCGGAACTCGCCGCCGCGAGGCAGGGGGGAGCGGTCCTTCGTTCGATGTAACACGTGATACATTTCTGGGCGTGGCAGAGGTTGGTGACGGCAAGTGGCTGGTCCTCGTCGTGCGGGTGCCGTCCGCCCCATCCCGGCACCGGGTCGCGGTCTGGCGCGAGCTGCGCCGGGTCGGGGCGTTGTCGCTGGGGCAGGGCGCGTGGGCGGTGCCGGACGTACCGGGTTTCGCCGGTGGCGTCGCACGCGCGGCTGAGCTGGCGGAACGGGGCGGCGGCGAGGTGATCACGCTGGACGCGGCCGAGCGGGACGGTTCGCGGCTGCTCGAGCTCTTCACCGCGGAGCGCGAAGAGGAGTGGGCCGAGTTCCTGGCCGACTGCGGGAAGTTCGACGCGGAGATCGACAAAGAGATCCGCGTCGGCAAGTTCACCATGGCAGAGCTCGAGGAGGAGGAGCAAAGCCTTGAACGGCTGCGGCGCTGGCATCGCGATCTGAAGGCCCGAGACGTGTTCGGCGCGCCGTCCGCGGGCGACGCCGACGCGCAGCTCGCCCATTGCGCGGACCGGCTGGCCGAGTACACCGAGCGGGTCTTTCAAGCCCTGCACCAGATGTGAGGTCTGTCGTGGACAAAGGCAAGCTGCGCCCGCTGTACGCCGCCGGATTCGTGACGGCCTTCGGGGCACACAGCATCGCGGCGAGTCTGGGCGCGTACACACACGGCGAGCACGCGTCCTTGCTGACCCTGGGCCTGCTGCTGGCTGTCTACGACGGGGCTGAGGTGGTTCTCAAGCCGGTGTTCGGCTCGCTCGCCGACCGGATCGGGCCGCGACCGGTGTTGCTCGGCGGGTTGCTGGCGTTCGCGCTCGCGTCGGCGGCTTTTGTCATCGCGGGGAACCCGGCGGCGGTCGGGCTGGCGCGGTTCGGCCAGGGCGCGGCTGCCGCGGCGTTCTCCCCGGCGGCCGGGGCGCTGGTCGCGCGGCTGTCTCCCCAGAAACGGCAAGGACGGGCGTTCGGCGGGTACGGCGCGTGGAAGAGCGTCGGCTACACGCTCGGTCCGCTGCTCGGCGGAGTGCTGATCACCGTCGGCGGTTTCTCGTTGCTGTTCGGTACTTTGGCGGTGCTGGCGTTCGCAGTCGCGGCGTGGGCGGCGCTGGTCGTGCCGGCGCCGGAGGCGTTGCCCCGGGCTCGGCAGACCGTGGTGGACCTGGCGCGGCGAATCGCCGAACCGGGGTTCCTGCGCCCGACCGCCGTGCTTGCCGGGACGACTGCCGCGCTGGCCGTCGGCACCGGGTTCTTGCCGGTCGCCGGGTCGGCGAGCGGGCTGGGGACATTGGCGACCGGTGCGGCGGTTTCGGTGCTGGCGTTGTGTTCCGCGCTGGTGCAGCCGTGGGCCGGGCGGCTCCGCGACGCCGGCCGGGTCTCGGACGGACCAGGGATGGCCGGCGGACTGCTGCTGGCGGCGGCCGGGCTGGGGCTGGCCGCGCTGGTGCCGGGGCTGGCCGGGATTCTGGTCGCGGCAGTGGCGATCGGGGCCGGGGTCGGGCTGGCGACACCGCTCGGGTTCGCGCATCTCGCCGAATCGGCCCCGACGGAACGGCTCGGGCAGACCATGGGGGCGGCCGAAGTCGGCCGCGAACTGGGCGATGCGGGCGGTCCGCTGCTGGTCGGCGCGATCGCGTCGGCGGCGGTGCTCGGAGCCGGGTTCGGCGGGCTGGCGGCGGTGCTGGTCGCGGTCGGTATGGCGGTGGTGCGGGCAAAGACTCCGCTCCCGGACCGATGAGGGCCCGAAGCCGTCCGGTCAAAGGCCGCTAGCGGTCCGTGAAGGACTCCTTGAGGGAATCCAAGTCCTGGAAGGGGCCCTTCACGGACCAGCCCCCGGGCCGGGCTGTCAGCCGGTGGCGATCGCCGGATCGCTGGTTGACACATTTCCGGTCTCCGCGTGGCCCGCGAACCGCCGGACGTACTTCGCGTCGTGATCGGCCTTCACCGTGATGTCGTACCAGCCGTCCGCGACGCCCCAGTTCGGCACCGCACGCGTCGCGCCTGGTTCGAGCCGGTACTGGTACGACTTGGCCGGCGCGTAGGAGTCGACAGCGGTGAACGTGACCGCGCGGGCGGTCGGGTTGGTGAAGGTCACCGTCACGAAGCCGTGGTCGTGCCGGGCGGTCGCCTCCGGGCCGAGGCCGCCGACGGCGCCCTCCTGCTCGCGCAGCCAGCCGTTCGGGCCGAAAACCGAGTACTGGTACCAATCTCCGGCACCGGTCGGGAGTTTCCAGCTGTCGGTCAGCGACTTCCCGGCCTCGACGGTGTAAGGCCACGGGCCGTCTGAACGCATCCGGGACGTCACGTGGAACGCCGCGCCGGCGCTGCCGAAGTTGCTGAAGGTGAAGTGCATCCGGTTGTCCTTGGCGACGGTGTCGGCGGCCAAGTCGTACGGCAGCGGCCGGGCCTTCCGGGTGCCGGGTTCCTGTTTGGGCAGGGCGCCGCTCGCGGGCGGCACCGGATGGTACGTCGGCGGGGTGTGGTGGTCGGCAGGCGGCTGGTAGCCGTCGGTGCCGGGCAGCGGCGGGACGCCGTTGTCCTTGCCGGTGAAATCGAACGCAGAGGTGAGATCGCCGCAGACGGCACGGCGCCACGGCGAAACGTTCGGGTTGTGCACGCCGAAGCGTTTCTCCACGAACTGCACCAGCGAGGTGTGGTCGAAGGTCTGCGAACAGACCCAGCCGCCGGTGCTCCACGGGGACACGGCGATCAGCGGAACGCGGGGGCCGAGTCCGTACGGGACACCGGTGGCATAGCCGGCGGCGGCGCCGCTTTCGTAGAATTCCCCGGCAACGCTCACCGTCGACTGGCCCCAGCTGGCGTCGCGCGGCGGGTACGGCGGCACGACGTGGTCGAAGAAACCGTCGTTCTCGTCGTAGGTGATCAGCAGGACGGTCTTGCTCCACACCTCGGGGTTCGAGGTCAGCGCGTCGAGCGCGCCGGAGACGTACCAGGCGCCGTAATTCGCCGGCCACGCCGGGTGTTCGCAATAGGCTTCCGGGGCGACGATCCAGGACACCTGCGGCAACCGGTTCGCTTTGACGTCGGCTTCCAGCTGGTCGAAAAGACCCTCGCCGGCGCTCGCGCGGGTGCCGGTGCGGGCTTTGTCGTAGAGCGGATTGCCCGGCCCGGCGTCGCGGAACTGGTTCAGGTAAAGCAGCGAATTGTCGCCGTAGTTACCGATGTACGGGTCTTTCGTCCAGCCCCAGCCGTGGTCCTTGTCCAGCCCCTCGCCGGCGTCCTGGTAGATCTTCCAGGACACCCCGGCCTTTTCCAGGATCTCCGGGAAACTCGTCCAGCCGTACCCGGCTTCTTCGTTGCCGAGCACCGGGCCGCCGCCCTTGCCGTCATTTCCGGTCCATCCGGTATACATATAATACCGGTTCGGGTCGGTCGACGACAGCATCGAGCAGTGGTAGCTGTCGCAGACGGTGAACGCGTCGGCGAGCGCGTAGTGGAACGGGATGTCCTTGCGCGTCAGATGCGCCATCGTGGTGCGGGTTTTCGCCGGGATCCACTGGTCCCACCGGCCGCCGCTCCATGCCCGATGGGTGCCGTTCCAGTCGTGGTTGAGGTCCTCGATGAAGGTCAGGCCCAGATTGTCCTCGGCGGGCCGGAACGGCAGGGTTTCCGTTCCGGCCGCGTCGGCCTGGTGCCAGACTGGCTTGCCGTTCGGCAGCGAAACCGGCCGTGGGTCGCCGAAGCCGCGCACGCCGCGGAGAGTGCCGAAATAGTGGTCGAACGACCGATTTTCCTGCATCAGAACGACAATGTGCTCGACGTCGGCGAGCGTTCCGGTGCGGATCGCGGCGGGCACCGAGGCTGCCCGGGCGATGCTGGCCGGCAGCGCGGTTCCGGCTGCGGTGGCGGCGGCGAGCTGCATGAACCGCCGGCGGCTGACCGAGGGCATCGATGTCTCCTGGACGAAGTCGGGGACAGAGCGTTGCGAACCGGGAAGATCATCTGCGGGGCGCCCGGATCTTGTCAACCGCGTGCGGCAACCATGCCCTGCGAGGGCCTGCTTGCTGCCTGTTTCACCGTTCTGATCACCGGTGCGGTCTCCATCCGGGTGACGTCGGGCAGCACGGCGACCCGGCTGGTGAGGTAGCGGTACAGCTCGTGCTGATTCGCGCAGACGACCGTCGCGTACAGGTTGTTCGGACCGGTGGTGGCGGCCGCATAGGCGACTTCCGGGTGCGCGGCCAGTGCTTTGCCGGCTGCTTCGAGCGACGCGGGGGCGACCGAAAGCCACAGCAGGGTCCGGGCTCCGCGGCCGAACAGCCGCCAGTCGATGTCCAGGTCGAAGTACAGCACGCCGCGTTCGCGCAGCTCCGTCACGCGGCGGCGGACGGTGCTGGGGGACCGGCCGGTCGCGGCGGCGAGCTGCTCGAACCCGGCGCGGCCGTCGGCGGCCAGCGCGGCGAGCAGGTCGCGATCGCCGTCGTCGAGAGCGGCGGGGCTGGGCCGGAACGGCAGCGGCGGCGGCTTCAGCCGGGCGACCGCGGCGTCGTCGAGCGTGCCGAGTTTGGCGATCAAGCTGTCCGGTCCGCCGTAGAACGAGTGCAGCACCGAGTGCGCGGTGACGCCTTCCACCCGTGGCGTATGCGGGAGCTTGGCCAGCAGCAACGCCTCGCTGTCGGCATCGTTCTCGAGCCGGATCGCGCAGGTGATCTCGGTGCCGCCGGAGGTCAGGCTCACCCAGGTGGTGTCTGACCGGCGGGCGAGCGCTTCGGCGACCGAGCCGGCGGCGGACGGCGCGCAGCGGACGCGGAGGAACCATTCCACCGCATCAAAGGCGGTTTCGCTGACAGTGCCGATGACCCGGACCGCGCCGATGGACCGGAGCCGGGCGTAGCGACGCGCGACGGTGCGATCCGACACGCCGAGTACCTCGGCGATCGTGCTGAACGGAGCCCGAGGGTCGATCTGGAGGGCATGGACGAGCTGCCGGTCGAGGTCGTCGTAGTCGGAATCCACCGGATGCACGGTACTCCTGTCGGATTCCGCCGAGTTCCTGTCGGGTTCTCGTCGATGGCACGACACCTGGCCGAAGGTGAGGGCAACCGAGAACAGGGGAGAAGTGATGGACACCGAGGTGTTGATCGTCGGCGCGGGTCCGACCGGAATGGTGCTGGCGAACGAATTGCGGCTGGCGGGGGTGTCGTGCGTAGTGGCGGACCGGCTGCCGCGGCGCAGCGAACTGTCGAAGGCGGGCGGACTGCAGTCCCGGACGCAGCAGGCGTTCGACCAGCGCGGCCTGCTGGAACCGCTGCTGGCGACCGGCGACTACCCGCTCACCACCCCGCACTTCGCGGGCAATCCGCTGCCGCTCGTGCAGGACCGGCATCGGTTCCCGTGGCGGTCGGTTCCGCAGGTCGTCGTCGAGGGTGTGCTGGAGGAACACCTTGCCGCGCATGGGGTTGCGGTGCACCGCAACCGGGAACTGACTGAATTGGCCCAGGATCCCGCCAGCGTTCGCGCGACGTTCGCCGACGGCAGCGTGGTGCGCGCGGGCTATGCCGTCGCGGCGGACGGCGGCCGGAGCACGGTGCGGAAGCTGCTCGGGGCGGAGTTTCCCGGCCGGCCAGGCACTGAAACGGTGCTGGCCGCGGACGTCCGGCTGCGGGGAGAGCCGGCGCGGCAGACGACGATCGTGGACGGCTGCCGCGCGCAGATTTTCCCGCTGGGCACCGATCCGGCGGGCCGCCCGCTGCGGCGGCTCGCGCTGGCGACGCCGGGGAGCCCGGTGCCGCGCGACGTCCCGGTCACCGAGGACGAGATCCGCGACGGGCTGCGGACGGTCTTCGGCGACCGCGTCGAGCTGCTGGAAGTGCGGTACACGCGGCGGATCACCAACGCTGCCCGGCAGGCCGCGCAGTACCGGCACGGCCGGGTCTTCCTGGCGGGCGACGCCGCGCATGTGCACCTGCCGATCGGTGCGCAGGGGATGAACACCGGCATCCAGGACGCGCTGAACCTCGGCTGGAAGCTCGCGGCCGCGGTCCAGGGCTGGGCGCCGGACGGGCTGCTGGACACCTATCACGCGGAACGGCATCCGGTCGGCGCTGCGGTACTGCGGAATGTCCAGGCGCAGTCGCTGTTGATGGACAGCGGGAACCCGGACGTGCCGGCGGCGCGCGAGGTGCTGGCCGATCTGACGCGGCTGCCGGAGGTGCAGATCCGGCTGGACGACATGCTGTCCGGGATGGGCATTCGTTACGCGATGGCGGGCAGTGCACAGCACTCGTCGATCGGGCTTCCCGCTGCCGGGCTGGACGCCGAATTGCGCTGCGGGCGAGGCGTTTTGGCCGATCCGCACCGGGAGCTCGAGGTGCTCGCGAAGCCGTGGGCGGATCGGGTGGAACGGGTCGAGGCGGGCGCGGCGGCGATGCTGGTGCGACCGGACGGATATGTGGCGTGGGCGGGCGATCCGGAGGCGCTGGCGGCGGCGCTTTCTCGCTGGTTCGGAGATCCGGAACACTGAACTGCGCTAGCGTGGCCGCGGTGCAGAACTGGCTGACCGACACCCGGGACTCCTACAACACCGTCGCGGAGAGCTATGCCGACTGGGTGCGCGATTCGATCGGCAACAGCCCCTCGATGCGCATGACGTTGGGCTTGTTCGCCGAACTGGCCGGGAACGGCGGACCGGTCGCCGACGTCGGCTGCGGGACCGGTCAGGTCACGGCGCACCTGAACGGCCTCGGACTGGACGCGTTCGGCATCGACCTGTCGCCCGGGATGATCGAGGTGGCTCGCCGCGATCATCCCGGGCTTCGGTTCCTGGTCGGCTCGATGACCGACCTGCCGCTGCCGGACGCGGCGTTGGCCGGCCTGTTGTCCTGGTGGTCGCTGATCCACGTGCCGGACGAGGCGGTGCCCGCCGCGCTCGCGCAGTTCCGGCGGGTGCTGCGGCCGGGCGCGCCGCTGGCGATCGGGTTCCACGTCGGAGACATCTCCCGGCTGAAGACTCAGGGCTACGGCGGACACCCGATGCGGGTCTACGTCCACCGGCGGCAGCCGGCCCAGGTGTCGGCGTGGTTGCGCGAGGCCGGGTTCACGGTCGAGGCGGAATGGCTGGAACAGCCGGATTCCGAAGTGCCGCAAGCGGTCGTGTACGCGCGGAGGCCGGTCAGCTGAGTTCCGCGCCGAGCTTCGCCAGCCGCGTCCAGTGGCATATCCGTGAAGGGCCCCTTGAGGGAATCCAAGTCCCTGAAGGGGCCCTTCACGGACAGACCGGCCCACTGGCCGCCCAGGCGTCACGACAGCCCCGCGTGAGACCAGGTTTTAGCTGGCAACGCCCGGTCAGGGCTGCGATTCGCAGTTCGCGGGTTGCCCTTGCCCGCAGCCGTTGTTCGTCGTCCCGGCGAGCGTGATGTCCAGAAATGCCTGAGTCGCCGCGGTCACCGCCCCGGACCGGTGCACGAGCCACTGCGGCAGGAGTTCCGGCGGCGCGAACCGGAACACCTCCGCTCCGGCGCGGCGGGCCAGATCCGCCCAGCCGTCCGGCATCAAGCTCGCCCCGATGCCGCGCAGCACCATCGGCAGCAGCACGCTCCGGTCGCCCACCTCGGCGGCGATCGACACGTCCGGCACCGTCGCCGCGAGCCGGTCGAAGAATCCGCGCACCGCGGTCGCCGGGGCCGGGACGACGAACTGCATCCCGCTCAGCTCGGCCGGCGAGACCGCGCCGCCGGTTCCGAGCACGGTGCCCGGCGGCGCGACCAGCAGCAGCTCCTCGTCCCGGAGGTGGTGCGCGATCAGCCCTGGCCCGACCGGGCGTTCCGCGCTGCCGCACACCCCGGCCTCGCACCGGCCCTGGAGCACCATCGCGACCACCTCCGCCGCCGACAGCGCCGCCGACGTGCTCACCAGCACGCCCGGGTACCGCGTCCGCATCTTCGCGACGATGCTGATCACCGGTTCCAGCGCGGACGACGACGTAGCGGCGACATCGACCCGGCCAGCCGGTCCGTCGCCCGCCATCCGAGCCGCCGCACGCAGCGCGTCGAGGTCGCGCAAGACCAGCCGCGCGCGCTCGGTCAGCAGTTCGCCTGCGTTCGAGAGCACGGTGTTGCGCCCGGCCCGGTGGAACAGCTCGACGCCCAGCTCTTCTTCCAGCTTCGAGATCGCCCGCGACAGCGACGGCTGTGCCACCCGCAGCGCCCGCGCCGCATTGGTGAACCCGCCGTGCTCCGCGATGGCGACGAAGTACTCCAGCTGACGGCGTTCCATAGCAATACGCTATCGGACTGGTGTCCTGGATGCCTTTGACGTACTCCAGGCCAACGCGCGACGATGCAGCACATGGTCCAGACGCGTCCCACCCTGCAGGGCACCTTCGGCATGGTCTCGTCCACGCATTGGCTCGCTTCGGCGGCCGCGATGGCGGTTCTCGAGGACGGCGGCAACGCCTACGACGCCGCGGTGGCCGGCGCGTTCGTGCTGCACGTCGTCGAACCGCACCTGAACGGGCCCGGCGGCGAGGTGCCGATGATCCTCGCCCCGGCGGGCGGCGCGCCGAAGGTGCTGTGCGGACAGGGTCCCGCGCCCGCTGGGGCGACGATCGAGCATTACCGGTCGCTCGGGCTGGACTTGGTCCCGGGCACCGGCCCGCTGGCCGCGGCGGTGCCTGGCGCGGTCGAAGCGTGGCTGCTCCTGCTGCACGACCACGGCACGAAGACGCTGCGCGAGGTGCTCAAGTACGCGATTCACTACGCGGCGGACGGGCATCCGGCGGTCGAGCGGGTCGGTGCGACGGTGGAGACGGTCCGCGAGCTGTTCGAGAACGAGTGGACGACCTCGGCTG
This sequence is a window from Amycolatopsis benzoatilytica AK 16/65. Protein-coding genes within it:
- a CDS encoding class I SAM-dependent methyltransferase, producing MGSFDYDGELRHYDARLREAADVRPTDHILDIGCGAGQTTRAAARRAVRGSALGVDISAEMIARARVASRDVPNVRFVEADAQNFPFPTGTFTLGLSRFGTMFFADPAEAFAGIARALRPGARLVQLVWQDRSHQEWARVIHEAITPDSVPAAGAAFSLSDPAVVRDFLARSGFSGVKLADVHEPVWYGKDPDAALDGTLSLLEASDRLAGLDRDQRKLALDRLRAAIVDHYREDGVWFDARAWLVTAVRA
- a CDS encoding class I SAM-dependent methyltransferase, with amino-acid sequence MSDQDWLRRTWNNEAPRYDRDIAWVERLLLADGREWVCGQAEGEVLEVAVGTGRNLPCYPPDVRLTGIDLSPAMLDLARQRAAAMGREMTLTEADAEKLPFPDQAFDTVVCTLGLCGVPDERAAIAEMHRVLRPDGRLLLLDHVGSHRSPIRFGQRLLEKVSVSLLGDYLTRRPLPLLADAGFVVERSERSKAGVVERLVARKSAVDS
- a CDS encoding Chromate resistance protein ChrB, producing MAEVGDGKWLVLVVRVPSAPSRHRVAVWRELRRVGALSLGQGAWAVPDVPGFAGGVARAAELAERGGGEVITLDAAERDGSRLLELFTAEREEEWAEFLADCGKFDAEIDKEIRVGKFTMAELEEEEQSLERLRRWHRDLKARDVFGAPSAGDADAQLAHCADRLAEYTERVFQALHQM
- a CDS encoding MFS transporter is translated as MDKGKLRPLYAAGFVTAFGAHSIAASLGAYTHGEHASLLTLGLLLAVYDGAEVVLKPVFGSLADRIGPRPVLLGGLLAFALASAAFVIAGNPAAVGLARFGQGAAAAAFSPAAGALVARLSPQKRQGRAFGGYGAWKSVGYTLGPLLGGVLITVGGFSLLFGTLAVLAFAVAAWAALVVPAPEALPRARQTVVDLARRIAEPGFLRPTAVLAGTTAALAVGTGFLPVAGSASGLGTLATGAAVSVLALCSALVQPWAGRLRDAGRVSDGPGMAGGLLLAAAGLGLAALVPGLAGILVAAVAIGAGVGLATPLGFAHLAESAPTERLGQTMGAAEVGRELGDAGGPLLVGAIASAAVLGAGFGGLAAVLVAVGMAVVRAKTPLPDR
- a CDS encoding phosphocholine-specific phospholipase C → MPSVSRRRFMQLAAATAAGTALPASIARAASVPAAIRTGTLADVEHIVVLMQENRSFDHYFGTLRGVRGFGDPRPVSLPNGKPVWHQADAAGTETLPFRPAEDNLGLTFIEDLNHDWNGTHRAWSGGRWDQWIPAKTRTTMAHLTRKDIPFHYALADAFTVCDSYHCSMLSSTDPNRYYMYTGWTGNDGKGGGPVLGNEEAGYGWTSFPEILEKAGVSWKIYQDAGEGLDKDHGWGWTKDPYIGNYGDNSLLYLNQFRDAGPGNPLYDKARTGTRASAGEGLFDQLEADVKANRLPQVSWIVAPEAYCEHPAWPANYGAWYVSGALDALTSNPEVWSKTVLLITYDENDGFFDHVVPPYPPRDASWGQSTVSVAGEFYESGAAAGYATGVPYGLGPRVPLIAVSPWSTGGWVCSQTFDHTSLVQFVEKRFGVHNPNVSPWRRAVCGDLTSAFDFTGKDNGVPPLPGTDGYQPPADHHTPPTYHPVPPASGALPKQEPGTRKARPLPYDLAADTVAKDNRMHFTFSNFGSAGAAFHVTSRMRSDGPWPYTVEAGKSLTDSWKLPTGAGDWYQYSVFGPNGWLREQEGAVGGLGPEATARHDHGFVTVTFTNPTARAVTFTAVDSYAPAKSYQYRLEPGATRAVPNWGVADGWYDITVKADHDAKYVRRFAGHAETGNVSTSDPAIATG
- a CDS encoding Lrp/AsnC family transcriptional regulator; amino-acid sequence: MDSDYDDLDRQLVHALQIDPRAPFSTIAEVLGVSDRTVARRYARLRSIGAVRVIGTVSETAFDAVEWFLRVRCAPSAAGSVAEALARRSDTTWVSLTSGGTEITCAIRLENDADSEALLLAKLPHTPRVEGVTAHSVLHSFYGGPDSLIAKLGTLDDAAVARLKPPPLPFRPSPAALDDGDRDLLAALAADGRAGFEQLAAATGRSPSTVRRRVTELRERGVLYFDLDIDWRLFGRGARTLLWLSVAPASLEAAGKALAAHPEVAYAAATTGPNNLYATVVCANQHELYRYLTSRVAVLPDVTRMETAPVIRTVKQAASRPSQGMVAARG
- a CDS encoding FAD-dependent monooxygenase, with amino-acid sequence MDTEVLIVGAGPTGMVLANELRLAGVSCVVADRLPRRSELSKAGGLQSRTQQAFDQRGLLEPLLATGDYPLTTPHFAGNPLPLVQDRHRFPWRSVPQVVVEGVLEEHLAAHGVAVHRNRELTELAQDPASVRATFADGSVVRAGYAVAADGGRSTVRKLLGAEFPGRPGTETVLAADVRLRGEPARQTTIVDGCRAQIFPLGTDPAGRPLRRLALATPGSPVPRDVPVTEDEIRDGLRTVFGDRVELLEVRYTRRITNAARQAAQYRHGRVFLAGDAAHVHLPIGAQGMNTGIQDALNLGWKLAAAVQGWAPDGLLDTYHAERHPVGAAVLRNVQAQSLLMDSGNPDVPAAREVLADLTRLPEVQIRLDDMLSGMGIRYAMAGSAQHSSIGLPAAGLDAELRCGRGVLADPHRELEVLAKPWADRVERVEAGAAAMLVRPDGYVAWAGDPEALAAALSRWFGDPEH
- a CDS encoding class I SAM-dependent methyltransferase; the encoded protein is MAAVQNWLTDTRDSYNTVAESYADWVRDSIGNSPSMRMTLGLFAELAGNGGPVADVGCGTGQVTAHLNGLGLDAFGIDLSPGMIEVARRDHPGLRFLVGSMTDLPLPDAALAGLLSWWSLIHVPDEAVPAALAQFRRVLRPGAPLAIGFHVGDISRLKTQGYGGHPMRVYVHRRQPAQVSAWLREAGFTVEAEWLEQPDSEVPQAVVYARRPVS
- a CDS encoding LysR family transcriptional regulator; its protein translation is MERRQLEYFVAIAEHGGFTNAARALRVAQPSLSRAISKLEEELGVELFHRAGRNTVLSNAGELLTERARLVLRDLDALRAAARMAGDGPAGRVDVAATSSSALEPVISIVAKMRTRYPGVLVSTSAALSAAEVVAMVLQGRCEAGVCGSAERPVGPGLIAHHLRDEELLLVAPPGTVLGTGGAVSPAELSGMQFVVPAPATAVRGFFDRLAATVPDVSIAAEVGDRSVLLPMVLRGIGASLMPDGWADLARRAGAEVFRFAPPELLPQWLVHRSGAVTAATQAFLDITLAGTTNNGCGQGQPANCESQP